In the Kaistella sp. 97-N-M2 genome, one interval contains:
- the recF gene encoding DNA replication/repair protein RecF (All proteins in this family for which functions are known are DNA-binding proteins that assist the filamentation of RecA onto DNA for the initiation of recombination or recombinational repair.) yields MIIRKLSLLNFKNHDERNFDFSPQINCFVGNNGVGKTNILDALHYLSVAKSFLGNTDLNNIKENEDFFTVEGHIFNGEKVDIIKVQQPKDTKKILKKNDKSYDRIADHIGFLPSVIISPYDSNLISDSGESRRKFLDSMISQTDSDYLFNLIQYQKTVQQRNALLKSFAKNRYFDGDNLEIYNEPLIKFGTKIFLKRQKFTNSILPLIQSYYEIISKGNEKVTVNYQSDLQEEFDENQPDQKFRNLLNQNLDRDRMLTYTSKGVHKDDLLFEMNGNSLKKIGSQGQQKSFLIALKLSQMNRIKELTGKTPILLLDDIFDKLDDSRVSQLIELVNQEHFGQIFITDTSKERTENVVKRINEESKIFEL; encoded by the coding sequence ATGATTATCCGAAAGCTCTCGCTCCTCAATTTTAAAAACCACGATGAAAGAAATTTCGATTTTTCTCCGCAGATCAATTGTTTCGTGGGGAATAATGGCGTGGGAAAAACCAATATTTTAGATGCGCTGCACTATTTATCGGTGGCGAAAAGCTTTCTCGGAAATACCGATTTAAATAACATCAAAGAGAACGAAGATTTTTTCACGGTTGAAGGCCATATTTTCAACGGGGAAAAAGTGGATATTATTAAAGTTCAGCAACCGAAAGACACGAAGAAAATCCTCAAGAAAAACGATAAATCGTACGATCGAATTGCGGATCACATCGGCTTTTTGCCCAGCGTGATTATTTCGCCCTACGATTCCAATTTAATTTCGGACTCCGGGGAAAGCCGGCGGAAATTTCTGGATTCGATGATTTCCCAAACCGATTCCGATTATCTTTTTAATTTAATTCAGTACCAAAAAACAGTGCAGCAGCGGAATGCGCTGTTGAAAAGTTTCGCAAAAAACCGCTATTTCGACGGCGATAATCTGGAAATTTACAACGAACCTCTAATTAAATTCGGCACCAAAATTTTTCTGAAACGACAGAAATTTACGAATTCTATTTTGCCTTTAATTCAAAGTTATTACGAAATCATCTCGAAAGGCAACGAAAAAGTAACAGTCAATTATCAGTCGGATCTGCAGGAAGAATTTGATGAAAATCAGCCCGATCAAAAATTCAGGAATCTTCTCAACCAAAATCTGGATAGAGACCGCATGCTTACTTACACTTCGAAAGGCGTTCACAAAGACGATCTTCTATTTGAGATGAACGGAAATTCCCTTAAAAAAATAGGCAGTCAGGGACAGCAAAAATCTTTTTTAATCGCGTTGAAGCTTTCGCAAATGAACAGAATTAAAGAACTGACGGGAAAAACGCCCATTCTTTTGCTCGATGATATTTTCGATAAATTAGACGATTCCAGAGTTTCGCAACTCATCGAACTGGTGAATCAGGAACATTTCGGACAAATATTTATCACGGATACGAGTAAAGAACGCACGGAAAATGTGGTGAAAAGAATTAATGAAGAAAGTAAGATATTTGAATTGTGA
- a CDS encoding site-specific recombinase, producing MAFSTRKKAGFTAVLSQYFSFRNETKSLEPLSELIRNLHESDFGNILRFLRENESLTQNFGYYIKNIFGGKPFNLSLTEANILSENAFFAEFKKRLLNKILPAVENENTIWFLVDTASVRPVRDLNYFKNIPDEELTEFFQLLGIDDFIMNPEVKLELLFSMNILAWRIIGNAMDVEVVNMAPEYRNFDNPFLALQNELDILNENYKTNPDFTLTSKDVHYKQIKVYLQQGLDFVNLAFKNSAKYGISGKINQSLIKIRQQLDRMNKILAVMVIDAEEDVVVKCKQLFFDILEYKSHKTNIRDLVLDSTTLMSHLITNHTAETGTHYITSTRRDYLKMFLKASGGGIIVGCLVVLKLFFGSLEGSDFSHAILYSFNYAMGFIMIYLMNFTLATKQPAMTAATMAKVLSEGENTQKNYVDFAHLVSKLFRTQFIAFMGNVALAFPVALALIYGLDVLFQQNFAAERSTKLLMDHNPFQSKAILHACIAGFFLFISGIISGNVANSSVFYHIPKRIAKNPFLNYFLGKQTAKRISGYYARNWPGIMSNLWFGVFLGVTGPIGLFLGLDLDIRHITFAAGNIALGFYGKGFEVDPYTVWISVTTVFIIGFFNFAVSFGLSMILAFRSRKVNFGEVQEIYKEIFRYFLKNPFRFFLPIRSQTLDISTKEMVDNTVITKSEDR from the coding sequence ATGGCATTCAGCACCCGAAAAAAGGCAGGTTTTACCGCAGTACTTTCCCAGTATTTCAGTTTCCGAAACGAGACGAAATCGCTGGAGCCCCTTTCTGAACTGATCCGGAATCTGCACGAAAGTGACTTTGGAAATATTCTTCGCTTTTTGCGGGAAAACGAATCCCTCACGCAGAATTTCGGCTACTACATTAAAAATATTTTTGGCGGAAAACCTTTCAATTTATCCCTTACCGAAGCCAATATTTTATCGGAGAATGCTTTCTTTGCCGAATTTAAAAAACGGCTTCTCAACAAAATTTTGCCTGCCGTCGAAAACGAAAACACGATCTGGTTTTTGGTAGATACAGCCTCCGTACGGCCCGTGAGAGATCTCAATTATTTTAAAAACATTCCTGACGAAGAGCTGACGGAGTTTTTCCAATTGCTCGGCATCGATGATTTCATCATGAATCCGGAAGTGAAGTTAGAACTTCTTTTTTCAATGAATATCTTGGCGTGGCGCATTATCGGAAATGCTATGGATGTGGAAGTGGTGAACATGGCGCCGGAATACCGCAATTTTGACAATCCGTTTTTAGCGCTTCAAAACGAACTCGACATCCTGAACGAAAATTACAAAACCAATCCGGACTTCACGCTCACGTCCAAAGATGTGCATTATAAACAGATCAAAGTTTATCTGCAGCAAGGTTTGGATTTCGTGAATTTAGCCTTTAAAAATTCCGCGAAATACGGCATTTCGGGTAAGATTAATCAATCGTTAATTAAGATACGGCAGCAGCTGGACCGTATGAACAAGATTTTGGCGGTGATGGTAATTGATGCGGAAGAAGATGTGGTTGTGAAATGCAAGCAGCTCTTCTTCGATATTTTGGAATATAAATCACACAAAACAAATATCCGGGATCTCGTTTTAGACAGCACCACATTAATGTCGCACCTTATTACAAACCACACGGCGGAAACCGGCACGCATTACATCACTTCTACACGCAGAGATTATCTGAAAATGTTTTTGAAAGCGAGTGGTGGCGGGATAATCGTGGGATGTTTGGTCGTCCTGAAACTGTTTTTCGGCTCTTTGGAAGGCAGCGACTTTTCTCATGCAATTTTGTATTCTTTCAATTACGCGATGGGCTTCATCATGATTTATCTGATGAATTTTACGCTGGCAACGAAACAGCCGGCGATGACTGCCGCCACGATGGCGAAAGTGCTTTCGGAGGGCGAGAACACGCAGAAAAATTATGTCGATTTTGCGCATTTGGTTTCCAAGCTATTCCGGACACAATTTATTGCGTTCATGGGAAATGTGGCCCTGGCTTTCCCGGTGGCTTTAGCGTTGATTTATGGTCTGGATGTTTTGTTTCAGCAGAATTTTGCCGCCGAAAGATCAACAAAACTTCTAATGGATCATAATCCCTTTCAGTCGAAAGCCATTCTGCACGCCTGTATCGCGGGATTTTTTCTTTTTATTTCCGGTATTATCTCCGGAAATGTTGCGAACAGTTCTGTCTTTTACCACATTCCGAAAAGAATTGCGAAAAACCCTTTTCTGAATTATTTTTTAGGCAAACAGACTGCGAAAAGGATTTCCGGGTATTACGCGCGAAACTGGCCTGGGATTATGTCGAATTTATGGTTTGGGGTTTTCCTGGGCGTCACTGGTCCGATTGGGTTGTTTTTGGGCCTCGATCTCGATATTCGCCACATTACTTTTGCGGCAGGAAATATCGCGTTAGGTTTTTACGGAAAAGGTTTTGAGGTCGATCCGTACACGGTTTGGATTTCGGTTACGACGGTTTTTATCATCGGATTTTTTAATTTCGCCGTCAGTTTTGGTTTGTCGATGATCCTCGCTTTCCGCTCGCGGAAGGTGAACTTTGGGGAAGTGCAAGAAATTTACAAAGAAATTTTCCGGTATTTCCTGAAGAATCCGTTCCGCTTTTTTCTGCCTATTCGGTCCCAAACTTTAGATATCAGCACGAAGGAAATGGTGGACAATACGGTAATTACAAAATCTGAAGATCGCTAA
- the mtgA gene encoding monofunctional biosynthetic peptidoglycan transglycosylase: protein MWKKIKKLIYIVILANILFIVWGKFFNPPVTLTQIGGLMEYGKLKRDYISYDEMGTNVKKAVIAAEDQSFYNHNGFDYKAIQKAMKSNEKGKKLRGGSTISQQTAKNIFLWQGRSYLRKGLEAFYTFIIELVWGKDVILERYLNSIEMGRGVFGVEAASEYYFNKSSKNLTKSEAAWIATILPNPQKYDPKNPTPYLNKKHNWILRQMNNVTMK from the coding sequence ATGTGGAAGAAAATTAAAAAGCTTATTTATATTGTTATTCTGGCCAATATTCTTTTTATTGTGTGGGGGAAATTTTTTAATCCGCCCGTTACACTTACGCAGATTGGCGGTTTAATGGAATACGGAAAGCTGAAAAGAGATTATATTTCTTACGACGAAATGGGAACCAACGTGAAAAAAGCCGTCATCGCCGCCGAAGATCAAAGCTTTTACAACCACAACGGTTTCGATTATAAAGCCATCCAAAAAGCCATGAAAAGCAACGAGAAAGGCAAAAAACTGCGCGGCGGCAGTACGATTTCTCAGCAAACGGCCAAAAATATTTTTCTATGGCAGGGCAGAAGTTACCTCCGTAAAGGTTTGGAAGCTTTTTATACGTTTATTATCGAGTTGGTTTGGGGTAAAGATGTTATTTTAGAACGCTATTTAAATTCCATCGAAATGGGTCGCGGCGTTTTCGGCGTAGAAGCGGCCTCAGAATATTATTTCAACAAAAGTTCCAAAAACCTGACGAAAAGCGAGGCGGCGTGGATTGCGACCATCTTGCCAAATCCCCAAAAATACGACCCCAAAAATCCCACGCCTTACCTGAATAAAAAGCACAACTGGATTTTGCGCCAAATGAACAATGTGACAATGAAATAA
- a CDS encoding ABC transporter substrate-binding protein — MKLTFFTFLSFFILFSCKKENHPVQTNWEKISQNVQYKSEGNLLQLKSGKFTNDIPTSKLPYKKVILLNASLVGYFTELGLESTIIGISSPEYVFSNKIHQLIDDEKIQNVGNEQKYDLEKILALQPDVIFTNYIASFDNTYDLIRKNGIEIIFLDEYLEQDPLEKSKYLLVFGKLFNAKERAEESFTTIQNSYDSLKNLASKSKSKPVVLANEMYGNQWFLPGGKTNLAQFIADANGKYINSENPESKAVPMSFEEVYAKAQHAEYWINVGNHQAKKELLQINPNYTKMNIFNKGKLYTVTGKERAKSNDYFESGVVRADLVLKDYIKIFHSELLPNYNLTYLKELK, encoded by the coding sequence ATGAAACTTACTTTTTTTACTTTTTTATCGTTTTTTATTCTTTTTTCCTGCAAAAAGGAAAATCATCCGGTCCAGACAAACTGGGAAAAAATTTCTCAAAATGTTCAGTACAAAAGCGAGGGCAACCTTCTGCAACTTAAATCCGGGAAATTTACGAACGACATTCCGACTTCAAAATTGCCTTATAAAAAAGTCATTCTTCTCAACGCGAGTTTGGTCGGTTATTTTACGGAATTGGGTTTGGAAAGTACCATCATCGGAATATCGAGTCCCGAATACGTTTTCTCTAATAAAATTCATCAGTTAATCGATGATGAAAAAATTCAAAATGTCGGCAACGAGCAGAAATATGATCTGGAAAAAATCCTTGCTTTACAACCCGATGTTATTTTTACGAATTACATCGCCAGCTTCGACAATACGTATGATCTGATCCGAAAAAACGGCATCGAAATTATTTTCCTGGACGAATACCTGGAGCAGGATCCGCTGGAAAAATCAAAATACCTACTGGTGTTCGGCAAACTCTTTAACGCAAAAGAAAGGGCAGAAGAAAGCTTCACTACAATTCAAAATAGTTACGATTCCTTAAAAAATTTGGCTTCAAAATCCAAATCTAAACCCGTTGTCTTAGCCAATGAAATGTACGGCAACCAATGGTTTCTGCCGGGCGGAAAAACAAATCTTGCCCAATTCATCGCTGATGCCAACGGAAAATATATCAATTCAGAAAATCCCGAGTCTAAAGCTGTTCCTATGAGTTTCGAAGAAGTGTATGCCAAAGCTCAACATGCGGAATACTGGATTAACGTGGGAAACCATCAGGCCAAAAAAGAACTTCTTCAAATTAATCCCAATTATACCAAAATGAACATCTTCAACAAAGGCAAATTGTACACGGTGACGGGAAAAGAAAGGGCAAAATCCAATGATTATTTTGAAAGCGGCGTCGTGCGTGCTGATCTTGTGCTGAAAGATTATATCAAAATTTTTCATTCCGAACTTCTGCCCAATTATAATTTAACATATCTGAAGGAACTGAAGTAA